A genomic region of Planococcus kocurii contains the following coding sequences:
- a CDS encoding acyl-CoA dehydrogenase family protein — translation MLKELSPKADELRTKLLRFMENYVYPNEATVEKYRQQAEDRWTIAPIIEELKEKAKEQGLWNLFLDHPEYGAGLSNYDYAHLSEIMGRSLIAPELFNCNAPDTGNMEVFVKYGTDEQKKQWLEPLLRGEIRSCFSMTEPAVASSDATNIQSSIARDGDEYVINAKKWWTTGAMDPRCKIAIVMGKTDPNAAKHQQQSMILVPFDTPGVEIIRPLTVFGYDDAPQGHAEVHYTNVRVPVSNMLLGEGRGFEIAQGRLGPGRIHHCMRAIGAAERALELLCKRADSREAFGSTLADKDVIREIIAESRIEIEQARLLTLHAAHKIDEGGVKSARKEIAMIKIAVPRVSINVIDRAIQVFGGAGLTEDFPLAAHYANARALRLVDGPDQVHLRDVGRLELREQLEEITTVK, via the coding sequence ATGCTGAAAGAGTTATCCCCGAAGGCAGATGAGTTAAGAACAAAATTACTAAGGTTTATGGAAAATTATGTGTATCCAAACGAAGCTACAGTTGAGAAATATCGACAACAAGCAGAGGATCGCTGGACCATTGCACCGATTATTGAAGAACTGAAAGAAAAAGCAAAAGAACAAGGGTTATGGAATTTGTTTTTGGACCATCCCGAATACGGAGCTGGATTATCGAATTATGACTACGCTCATTTATCCGAGATTATGGGACGTTCGTTAATTGCACCTGAGTTGTTTAACTGTAATGCACCAGATACTGGAAACATGGAAGTGTTTGTGAAATACGGAACAGATGAGCAGAAAAAGCAGTGGCTTGAGCCTTTACTGCGCGGAGAAATTCGTTCGTGCTTCTCGATGACCGAGCCTGCTGTTGCTTCTTCTGATGCTACTAATATTCAAAGTAGCATTGCGCGCGACGGCGATGAATACGTGATTAACGCGAAAAAATGGTGGACAACTGGAGCAATGGATCCTCGTTGTAAAATTGCAATTGTTATGGGTAAAACAGATCCAAATGCAGCAAAACACCAGCAGCAATCGATGATTCTCGTGCCTTTTGATACACCTGGAGTCGAAATCATCCGACCACTGACAGTCTTTGGATACGACGATGCACCACAAGGTCATGCTGAAGTACACTACACCAATGTACGTGTTCCCGTATCTAATATGTTGCTGGGTGAAGGACGCGGCTTTGAAATTGCTCAAGGACGCTTAGGACCCGGACGCATTCATCATTGCATGCGTGCGATTGGTGCTGCAGAACGTGCACTTGAACTGTTATGCAAACGAGCGGATAGCAGAGAAGCGTTTGGATCTACGCTGGCTGATAAAGACGTCATCCGAGAAATTATTGCAGAAAGCCGAATTGAAATTGAACAAGCGCGTCTTTTGACTTTGCATGCAGCTCACAAAATCGATGAAGGTGGGGTGAAATCGGCACGTAAAGAAATCGCCATGATCAAAATTGCGGTGCCGCGCGTCTCCATTAATGTGATTGATCGTGCGATACAGGTTTTCGGCGGAGCTGGACTCACAGAAGATTTTCCGTTAGCAGCACATTACGCCAATGCTCGTGCTCTGCGTTTAGTTGATGGTCCGGACCAAGTGCATTTGCGGGATGTTGGCCGCCTTGAACTACGCGAACAATTAGAAGAAATAACAACTGTGAAATAA
- a CDS encoding class I adenylate-forming enzyme family protein, with translation MNIVSILAQNALRHPDKPALVFEDRSYTYHEFNRMVNQLANGLISLGIKKGEKIALMMKNSDYFAISYYAVAKTGAVIVPMNFRLVAREANYILDQSDSVFVICDQEYEKMIHDASRTIPAVRQVITVETAENKGSLSLQDVLSKNSAEPAVEINNTDDLHILYTSGTTGNPKGAVFDHQRVLNVTVGCIGLLGYNTRERFIHVAPLFHAAQLVICMTSSFLLGGFNVIHKEFNPEAMLRDIEKYKITSLFAIPTMFKFLIEFPGGEKYDVSSIQRFLYGAAPMSREMVNQTMKFFNSNNFYSLCGLTEGGPSGIYLSPEDHKEKVGASGKDGLLFTEAKLVTPEGQETEPNVVGEFVLKGDTVMKEYYKKPQETAATLRDGWLYTGDLGYRDKDGYIYIVDRIKDMIITGGENVYSVEVENVLGTHPKIADVAVIGSPDEQWGEIVTAVIASKPNETIELDELEAFCRQHLSGYKIPRKVVFVEALPRNTSGKLMKYKLRESVKK, from the coding sequence ATGAATATTGTCAGCATTTTAGCACAAAACGCATTAAGACATCCAGATAAACCAGCACTTGTTTTTGAAGACAGGTCATATACGTATCATGAATTCAATAGAATGGTTAATCAGCTTGCTAACGGTTTAATCTCTTTGGGTATAAAAAAAGGAGAAAAAATCGCATTGATGATGAAAAACTCGGATTACTTTGCAATTTCTTATTATGCAGTTGCTAAAACAGGTGCAGTGATTGTGCCGATGAACTTCAGACTAGTTGCACGAGAAGCGAATTATATTCTGGATCAATCAGATAGTGTTTTTGTTATTTGTGATCAAGAATATGAAAAAATGATTCACGATGCTAGCCGTACGATTCCTGCAGTTCGCCAAGTGATTACAGTAGAAACAGCAGAAAACAAAGGCAGTCTCTCTTTGCAAGATGTATTATCAAAAAATAGTGCTGAACCGGCTGTCGAAATCAACAACACGGATGATCTTCATATTTTATATACATCAGGAACAACAGGTAACCCAAAAGGAGCGGTTTTTGATCACCAGCGCGTTTTGAATGTAACTGTTGGGTGTATTGGATTGCTCGGTTATAACACGCGCGAAAGATTTATTCATGTAGCACCTTTATTCCATGCGGCTCAATTGGTTATTTGTATGACGAGTAGTTTTTTGTTAGGTGGATTCAATGTAATCCATAAAGAATTTAATCCAGAAGCCATGTTACGAGATATCGAAAAATATAAGATTACTAGTCTTTTTGCCATTCCAACGATGTTCAAATTCTTAATCGAATTCCCAGGTGGAGAAAAATACGATGTTTCTTCTATTCAACGGTTCCTGTATGGCGCAGCTCCGATGTCTAGAGAAATGGTCAATCAGACGATGAAATTCTTTAACTCGAACAATTTTTACAGCTTGTGTGGATTAACAGAAGGTGGACCATCAGGCATATACCTATCGCCGGAAGATCATAAAGAAAAAGTGGGTGCTTCTGGTAAAGACGGGCTATTGTTCACAGAAGCTAAGTTAGTTACGCCGGAAGGACAAGAAACAGAACCCAACGTGGTGGGAGAATTTGTTCTTAAAGGTGATACGGTGATGAAAGAATATTATAAAAAACCTCAAGAAACTGCCGCAACACTTAGAGATGGGTGGTTATACACAGGTGATTTAGGTTACCGAGATAAGGATGGCTACATCTATATTGTAGACCGCATAAAAGACATGATTATTACAGGTGGAGAGAATGTCTATTCTGTAGAAGTGGAAAACGTTTTAGGAACTCATCCGAAAATTGCAGATGTCGCAGTAATCGGATCACCTGATGAGCAGTGGGGTGAAATCGTAACAGCTGTTATTGCAAGCAAGCCAAACGAGACCATTGAACTGGATGAACTTGAAGCTTTTTGCCGACAACATTTATCGGGATATAAAATCCCGCGTAAAGTTGTCTTTGTAGAAGCGTTGCCTCGTAATACTTCTGGCAAGCTAATGAAATACAAACTAAGAGAATCGGTAAAAAAGTGA
- a CDS encoding lipid-transfer protein, whose product MKKNARVLGVDMVKFSKPGTNEPYEVMAAKAVKGALTDAGIEYREVEQAFAGYVYGDSTCGQRALYDIGMTGIPIINVNNNCSSGSSALFMARQAVESGEVECALAFGFEEMKPGALGSVWEDRTPPLGWMIDRLEEIDPNIPNSPEAIKMFGAAGSAYLEKYGANPNIFAKVAVKTRNHAVLNPYSLFNNKLSIEEVMNAPLLYPTLTRLMACPPTCGAAAAIVCSENFAKKHGVEHAVTIIGQAMTTDTVVTYENPMTLVGAEMTQRAAKIVYEKSGFGPQDIDVIELHDCFTPNEVITYEGLGLCCEGEAEKFISDGNNTHGGKYVINPSGGLMSKGHPLGATGLAQCTELVWQLRGQAGKRQVEGAKIALQHNLGLGGACVTTMYQLG is encoded by the coding sequence ATGAAAAAAAATGCCCGAGTACTTGGTGTAGATATGGTTAAGTTTTCGAAACCAGGAACAAATGAACCCTACGAAGTGATGGCTGCTAAAGCAGTAAAAGGTGCACTTACAGATGCAGGAATTGAATACCGAGAAGTGGAACAAGCTTTTGCTGGATATGTTTATGGAGACAGCACTTGCGGCCAACGAGCATTATATGATATTGGAATGACGGGTATCCCGATTATTAATGTGAATAACAACTGTTCATCAGGTTCTTCCGCATTGTTCATGGCTCGTCAAGCTGTTGAATCTGGTGAAGTCGAATGTGCCCTGGCATTTGGTTTTGAAGAGATGAAACCAGGGGCCCTAGGAAGTGTTTGGGAAGATCGCACGCCACCACTCGGCTGGATGATAGATCGTTTGGAAGAAATTGATCCGAATATCCCGAATTCTCCGGAAGCGATTAAAATGTTTGGCGCAGCTGGTAGTGCATATTTAGAAAAATATGGAGCGAACCCAAATATCTTTGCGAAAGTAGCCGTCAAAACGCGAAATCATGCTGTTTTGAATCCATATTCTCTTTTCAACAATAAACTATCGATTGAAGAAGTCATGAATGCACCACTGTTGTATCCAACATTAACTCGTCTCATGGCCTGTCCACCAACTTGTGGCGCAGCTGCTGCTATCGTATGTAGTGAAAATTTTGCGAAAAAACACGGTGTAGAGCATGCGGTTACAATCATTGGTCAAGCGATGACGACGGATACGGTCGTTACTTATGAAAATCCAATGACACTCGTGGGTGCTGAAATGACGCAGCGTGCAGCAAAGATTGTCTATGAAAAATCCGGATTTGGACCGCAAGATATTGATGTTATCGAATTACATGATTGTTTCACACCAAATGAAGTGATCACTTATGAAGGGCTTGGACTTTGTTGTGAAGGAGAGGCAGAAAAATTTATCAGTGATGGGAACAATACACACGGAGGAAAATACGTCATCAATCCATCAGGTGGATTAATGTCAAAAGGACATCCACTTGGAGCAACCGGATTGGCCCAATGTACAGAACTCGTATGGCAATTGCGTGGACAAGCAGGCAAACGTCAAGTTGAAGGAGCAAAAATTGCACTTCAACATAATTTAGGGCTTGGCGGAGCATGTGTAACGACCATGTATCAATTAGGTTAA
- a CDS encoding TetR/AcrR family transcriptional regulator gives MSLHAQKIAKKKEDIIKAATAIVTEKGYLGTTMEEIAATLLMTKGSVYYYFDNKQDLLYQCFILLLNESIANIEKVEQQNVPFKEKLHQAMVVHIVYVLRERGEFELVTKKESFFDGEQLAHILALRNDYEQLFDRLIAGGVKQRVFLPVDIKIVRNLILGAMNWMIEWYSEDGEKNLDDFAETSASYLMRLVLHSEIENGGIENGFK, from the coding sequence ATGTCATTACATGCACAAAAAATTGCGAAGAAAAAAGAAGACATTATTAAAGCGGCGACTGCGATCGTCACAGAAAAAGGATATCTAGGAACGACCATGGAAGAAATTGCTGCTACCTTGTTAATGACAAAAGGCTCTGTTTATTATTATTTCGATAATAAACAAGACTTGTTGTATCAATGTTTCATCTTATTGCTAAACGAAAGCATTGCCAATATCGAAAAAGTAGAACAACAAAACGTGCCGTTTAAAGAAAAATTACACCAAGCGATGGTTGTGCATATCGTGTATGTATTACGCGAAAGAGGCGAATTTGAATTAGTAACTAAAAAGGAATCTTTTTTCGATGGGGAACAATTAGCGCATATTCTTGCGCTTCGAAATGATTACGAGCAACTATTTGATCGACTTATTGCTGGAGGTGTCAAACAGCGAGTTTTTCTGCCAGTAGACATAAAAATCGTTCGAAATCTTATACTTGGGGCCATGAACTGGATGATTGAATGGTATTCAGAAGATGGAGAAAAAAATCTTGATGATTTTGCCGAGACAAGCGCTAGTTATTTAATGAGACTTGTCTTACATTCTGAAATAGAAAATGGAGGAATAGAAAATGGATTTAAGTAA
- a CDS encoding 3-hydroxyacyl-CoA dehydrogenase has protein sequence MDLSKLVAVVTGGASGLGAGTVRNLVNSGAKVAIFDLQEELGTELAGELGEAAIFCKTDVTDEASVTAALDQAVERFGYVNTLVNCAGIGVAEKTMGKKGPHSLKSFSKVLEVNLIGTFNMIRLTAERMSENTPNENEERGVIVNTASVAAYDGQIGQAAYSASKGGIVGMTLPIARDLSSVGVRVVTIAPGLFDTPAFQGLPEKAVDALGKMTPFPSRLGKASEFGCLVNSIIINPMLNGETIRLDGAIRMQPR, from the coding sequence ATGGATTTAAGTAAACTGGTAGCTGTAGTAACGGGCGGGGCATCTGGATTGGGAGCAGGAACGGTTCGGAATTTAGTTAACAGCGGTGCGAAAGTAGCTATTTTCGATTTGCAAGAAGAGTTGGGAACAGAACTTGCTGGAGAATTAGGTGAAGCAGCTATATTTTGCAAAACTGATGTGACAGATGAAGCAAGTGTAACGGCAGCGTTAGATCAAGCGGTAGAAAGGTTTGGTTACGTAAACACGTTAGTAAATTGTGCAGGTATTGGCGTTGCGGAAAAAACAATGGGGAAAAAAGGTCCACATAGTCTGAAATCATTTTCTAAGGTTTTAGAAGTGAACTTAATCGGTACGTTTAATATGATTCGCCTTACAGCTGAAAGAATGTCGGAAAACACACCAAATGAAAACGAAGAGCGAGGCGTCATCGTTAACACAGCTTCAGTAGCTGCTTATGATGGTCAAATTGGTCAAGCGGCATACAGTGCTTCAAAAGGTGGGATTGTTGGAATGACATTGCCTATTGCTCGTGATTTGTCTTCAGTAGGCGTGCGTGTTGTGACAATCGCTCCAGGCCTTTTTGATACACCCGCTTTCCAGGGGCTACCAGAAAAAGCAGTAGATGCATTAGGGAAAATGACGCCGTTCCCATCTCGTTTAGGGAAAGCTTCAGAATTTGGCTGCTTGGTTAATTCTATTATTATTAATCCCATGTTGAACGGTGAAACGATTCGATTAGACGGTGCGATTCGCATGCAACCTCGTTAA
- a CDS encoding enoyl-CoA hydratase/isomerase family protein: MTQLLSVEKNAGIATIFIDNPPMNVLNQQVIRELNKVFSALKEDEEVVVIILTGRGDKAFVAGADIKEFPERTSTKPEEGPTVHEIFNMIEDLPKPTIAVLNGYTLGGGLELALTCDIRIAEEHAQIGLPEVKLSLLPGAGGTQRLPRLVGPAKAKELLFTGDSLSATEAERLGIVNSVVPQGEGLAAGTKLAEKFARQSLQALSRLKRLVNVMDEQSWSESLALEEKLFEELFATEDAKEGITAFIEKRKPVFKHR; encoded by the coding sequence ATGACGCAGTTATTATCTGTAGAAAAAAATGCTGGAATTGCAACAATATTTATCGACAATCCACCTATGAACGTGTTGAATCAGCAGGTTATTCGAGAATTAAATAAAGTGTTTTCTGCTTTAAAAGAAGATGAAGAAGTGGTTGTGATTATTTTGACGGGACGGGGAGACAAAGCCTTTGTTGCAGGAGCAGACATTAAAGAATTTCCGGAAAGAACATCTACCAAGCCCGAGGAAGGACCTACAGTTCATGAAATTTTTAACATGATTGAAGACCTCCCAAAACCAACAATTGCTGTATTAAACGGCTATACACTTGGCGGTGGACTTGAACTCGCATTAACGTGTGACATCCGGATAGCAGAAGAACATGCTCAAATTGGTTTGCCTGAAGTGAAACTTAGCTTGCTTCCGGGTGCAGGAGGCACACAACGATTACCTCGATTGGTGGGTCCTGCTAAAGCAAAAGAACTATTATTCACGGGTGATTCGCTGTCAGCAACAGAAGCAGAGCGTTTAGGAATTGTGAATTCGGTTGTTCCACAAGGAGAAGGATTAGCAGCAGGAACGAAACTCGCTGAAAAATTTGCAAGACAGTCTCTACAAGCTTTGTCTCGACTCAAGAGGCTTGTAAATGTGATGGATGAGCAATCATGGAGTGAAAGTTTGGCGCTAGAAGAGAAATTATTCGAAGAACTATTTGCGACAGAAGATGCCAAAGAAGGCATAACTGCATTTATTGAAAAACGCAAACCTGTATTCAAGCATCGCTAA
- a CDS encoding acyl-CoA dehydrogenase family protein → MKRSFLTEDHEMYRDALKKFLQKEAVPHFDQWEKDKMVPRSFWEKMGKQGFLCPQVDEKYGGANADFGYATVFIEEFEKVGTGLTGPGLHNDIVIPYIESYGSEEQKQRWLPKSLTGEIISCIAMTEPNTGSDLAAIKTTAIKDGDDYIINGEKTFITNGYSADIAIVVCKTDPTAEPGHTGISLIVVEAGTAGFTKGKQLEKVGQHANDTSELIFNDVRVPSSHLLGEEGKGFLYLMQKLQQERLIISISSIASIERMLDITMDYVKQRKAFGKRVSQFQNTQFKLAELSSELQIGRAFVDKLIENHMAGTDIVTEVSMAKWWTTDLAQKVAIECMQLHGGYGYTEEYEIARRYRDVAVTSIYAGTNEIMKVIIAKNLGIK, encoded by the coding sequence ATGAAGAGATCTTTTCTGACCGAAGACCATGAAATGTATCGGGATGCATTAAAGAAGTTTTTGCAAAAAGAAGCGGTTCCTCATTTTGATCAATGGGAAAAAGATAAAATGGTGCCACGATCTTTTTGGGAGAAGATGGGGAAACAAGGTTTTCTTTGCCCTCAAGTAGATGAAAAATATGGGGGTGCAAATGCTGACTTTGGTTATGCGACCGTGTTTATAGAGGAATTTGAAAAAGTAGGTACCGGGTTAACGGGACCTGGACTCCATAATGACATCGTTATTCCGTATATTGAATCTTATGGGTCTGAAGAGCAAAAGCAACGTTGGCTGCCGAAATCATTAACTGGAGAAATTATTTCGTGTATCGCGATGACTGAGCCAAATACAGGTTCTGATTTAGCGGCTATTAAAACAACGGCGATAAAAGATGGCGATGATTATATCATCAATGGGGAAAAGACGTTTATTACGAATGGCTATAGTGCGGATATCGCAATCGTTGTTTGCAAAACAGATCCAACTGCAGAGCCAGGCCACACAGGAATTAGTTTAATTGTGGTAGAAGCTGGTACAGCTGGATTTACAAAAGGCAAACAGCTAGAAAAAGTAGGACAACATGCAAATGATACAAGTGAGTTAATTTTTAATGACGTCCGTGTACCTAGCAGTCATCTATTAGGTGAAGAAGGAAAAGGCTTCTTGTACTTAATGCAAAAACTACAGCAAGAAAGATTGATTATTTCTATTTCGAGTATAGCGTCGATCGAAAGAATGTTAGACATTACGATGGATTACGTGAAGCAAAGAAAAGCTTTTGGAAAAAGAGTTAGTCAATTTCAAAACACGCAATTTAAGTTGGCTGAACTCAGTTCAGAGCTGCAAATTGGTCGTGCTTTCGTCGATAAATTGATTGAAAATCATATGGCTGGAACAGATATCGTGACAGAAGTATCGATGGCAAAATGGTGGACCACGGATTTAGCGCAAAAAGTTGCCATTGAATGTATGCAATTGCACGGCGGATATGGTTATACAGAAGAATACGAGATTGCAAGACGTTATCGTGATGTGGCAGTGACATCTATTTATGCCGGTACAAACGAAATCATGAAAGTAATTATTGCTAAAAACTTAGGAATAAAATAA
- a CDS encoding CaiB/BaiF CoA transferase family protein, producing the protein MGLLNNLKILDFSTLLPGPFATLMLADLGAEVLHVQRPTEEKLTSMENYLNRSKKSIALNLKDETSIEKLKELVKEYDIVLEQFRPGVMDRLGLGYEQLKKINPRVIYCSLTGFGQTGPYRDRPGHDINYVSIAGLASYSGTERDGPANVGTQIADIAGGSLHAAIGILSAFIYRERTGEGQSLDISMTDCSMSLNAIAAAPYLVDGEKPAPEKMLLNGGTFYGYFKTKDDRYVSVGSLEPKFRILLCEGLGRTDLIELSMSQKPNDIADFKQAVKESFLNKTFKEWNEIFGEIEACVEPVLTLEEVMHHPHSMEREMFVDVPDLQNGFQKQIACPIKSSVFTPEYKHIGLRAGANNREFF; encoded by the coding sequence ATGGGACTTTTAAACAATTTAAAAATACTCGATTTTTCAACGTTATTGCCAGGTCCATTTGCGACATTGATGTTAGCAGATTTAGGCGCTGAAGTTTTGCATGTGCAACGACCAACAGAAGAAAAATTAACATCAATGGAAAACTACCTCAATCGTTCTAAAAAATCAATTGCGTTAAACTTAAAAGACGAAACTTCAATCGAAAAACTCAAAGAACTTGTAAAAGAGTACGATATTGTATTAGAACAATTTCGACCTGGTGTAATGGACAGACTAGGTCTAGGTTATGAACAATTAAAAAAAATAAATCCTAGAGTCATTTACTGTTCGTTAACAGGGTTTGGTCAAACAGGTCCATACCGTGATCGTCCTGGTCATGATATTAACTATGTGTCGATCGCTGGACTAGCAAGTTATTCAGGTACGGAACGGGACGGACCGGCAAATGTCGGAACGCAAATTGCAGATATTGCAGGAGGCTCTTTGCATGCGGCGATTGGTATTTTATCTGCTTTTATCTACCGCGAAAGAACCGGTGAAGGGCAATCACTGGATATTAGCATGACAGATTGTAGTATGTCATTAAACGCTATAGCGGCTGCTCCTTATTTGGTGGATGGAGAAAAACCGGCACCCGAAAAAATGCTATTAAACGGCGGTACATTTTATGGATATTTTAAAACTAAAGACGATCGATACGTTTCAGTCGGTAGCCTAGAACCGAAATTCCGTATTCTATTATGTGAAGGGCTAGGTCGAACAGATTTAATTGAACTGTCTATGAGCCAAAAACCAAACGACATCGCTGACTTTAAACAAGCTGTAAAAGAATCATTTTTAAACAAGACATTTAAAGAGTGGAACGAGATTTTCGGTGAAATTGAAGCATGTGTAGAACCCGTACTGACATTAGAAGAAGTAATGCATCACCCGCATTCGATGGAGCGAGAGATGTTCGTAGATGTACCAGATTTACAAAACGGATTTCAAAAACAAATTGCTTGTCCAATCAAATCATCGGTTTTCACTCCAGAATATAAACATATTGGATTAAGGGCAGGCGCAAATAATCGTGAATTCTTTTGA
- a CDS encoding MBL fold metallo-hydrolase: MLLRYFYDDNLAHASYVVGCQATGEAVVVDPMRDISAYEELAAKENLNIVGALETHIHADFVSGSRELENRFGAKLYLSDEGDADWKYQNINHLHHQLVKGGDQFKIGNLIFEVMHTPGHTPESISFLLTDRGGSADKAMGIFTGDFVFVGDVGRPDLLEKAAGVEGTSKAGAKDMFESLERFKKLPDYLQVWPAHGAGSACGKALGAVPSTTVGYEKMFNWALQYDELEAFQTELLDGQPEPPAYFAVMKSVNKTGVELMKDLPKPQVIGSADELKKLIADGQQVVDLRASALFGNGYIPGTINIPFNQSFANWAGWIVDYNKPLYLLLNPESLEQVVGVLRSVGIDGEISYGDVSKLIEEAGELESYKSVSPEQAKEMIKDGKANVLDVRNQSEYDEGHIEGANHIMIGTLKKRLDEVPASKTIIVQCQSGARSAIATSLLKANGFDDLVNLSGGYSKWKEELSV; this comes from the coding sequence ATGTTATTAAGATATTTCTACGATGATAATTTAGCGCACGCTTCATATGTAGTAGGCTGCCAGGCAACAGGAGAAGCAGTAGTAGTAGATCCAATGCGCGATATAAGTGCTTACGAAGAGCTTGCTGCAAAAGAAAACTTGAATATTGTCGGTGCTCTTGAAACACATATCCATGCGGACTTTGTTTCAGGTTCACGTGAACTTGAAAATCGTTTTGGTGCAAAATTATATCTGTCTGACGAAGGTGATGCAGATTGGAAATATCAAAATATCAATCATTTACATCACCAATTAGTAAAAGGTGGCGATCAGTTTAAAATCGGGAATTTGATTTTTGAAGTGATGCACACCCCGGGCCATACACCAGAAAGTATTTCATTTTTACTAACAGACCGCGGTGGTTCGGCAGATAAAGCAATGGGTATTTTCACTGGAGACTTTGTGTTTGTAGGAGACGTTGGTCGACCAGATTTACTTGAAAAAGCTGCAGGTGTCGAAGGAACTTCTAAAGCAGGCGCTAAAGATATGTTCGAATCACTTGAGCGCTTTAAAAAACTACCAGATTATCTTCAAGTGTGGCCAGCTCATGGTGCAGGAAGTGCATGTGGTAAAGCGCTTGGCGCCGTACCTTCTACTACTGTAGGTTATGAGAAAATGTTTAACTGGGCATTGCAATACGACGAACTTGAAGCGTTCCAAACAGAATTATTGGATGGTCAACCTGAACCACCTGCTTACTTCGCTGTGATGAAATCAGTGAATAAAACAGGTGTAGAGTTAATGAAAGATTTACCAAAACCGCAAGTGATTGGGTCTGCAGATGAGTTGAAGAAACTAATTGCGGATGGACAGCAAGTTGTTGATTTACGTGCTTCTGCTCTATTCGGCAATGGCTATATTCCTGGAACGATTAACATTCCGTTCAATCAATCATTTGCCAATTGGGCTGGGTGGATCGTGGATTACAACAAGCCGCTTTACCTGCTATTAAATCCGGAGTCATTAGAACAAGTGGTTGGGGTATTGCGCTCTGTCGGTATTGACGGAGAAATTAGCTACGGAGATGTTTCGAAGCTAATTGAAGAAGCGGGAGAACTAGAATCATATAAGAGCGTGTCTCCTGAACAAGCGAAAGAAATGATCAAAGACGGCAAAGCCAATGTGCTGGATGTTCGAAATCAATCTGAGTACGATGAAGGTCATATTGAAGGAGCCAATCACATTATGATCGGTACATTAAAAAAACGATTGGATGAAGTTCCGGCAAGTAAAACCATTATTGTACAATGTCAGTCTGGAGCGCGTTCAGCGATTGCTACAAGTCTTCTTAAAGCGAATGGTTTTGATGATTTGGTTAACCTTTCAGGTGGCTATTCAAAGTGGAAAGAAGAACTATCGGTTTAG